A window of the Thermodesulfobacteriota bacterium genome harbors these coding sequences:
- a CDS encoding universal stress protein — protein sequence VKVEENLKSELSSLAKTLEAKGIGFEGMVSKGIPGVEILECARRENANLIVLGKSGLGLLDRLLVGSTTLRVLRESEIPVLAVKKTEGEGDIKIGKILVPMEISDMVNSALIFAIELARKIKAKITVLYVFRLDVYTYEVPASTLVLDDLIKFSSEELARRVEEVTQMRSESKGDTGLEINTRVIQAINPAIAISDYASSNGIDLIVINTHGRKGIRRLILGSVTEKVIQESPCAVLALKP from the coding sequence GTGAAGGTAGAGGAGAACCTAAAGTCAGAGCTTTCGTCTTTAGCTAAAACATTAGAGGCCAAGGGAATTGGCTTCGAGGGAATGGTTTCAAAAGGAATCCCCGGTGTCGAGATACTGGAATGCGCTCGAAGAGAGAATGCCAATCTCATTGTTTTGGGAAAGAGCGGGCTCGGTCTCCTAGATAGGTTACTAGTTGGAAGCACTACTCTCAGAGTATTAAGGGAGTCTGAAATACCTGTTCTAGCAGTTAAGAAGACGGAAGGAGAAGGTGATATTAAAATAGGCAAGATTCTTGTTCCGATGGAAATTTCGGATATGGTTAACTCGGCTCTAATCTTTGCAATAGAATTGGCAAGGAAAATCAAAGCAAAAATAACCGTGCTGTATGTGTTTAGGCTTGACGTTTATACCTATGAAGTACCAGCAAGTACATTAGTCCTTGACGATCTGATAAAATTTTCATCGGAAGAGCTTGCGAGAAGGGTTGAAGAAGTAACACAGATGCGAAGTGAGTCAAAAGGTGATACGGGGTTGGAGATTAATACAAGAGTCATTCAAGCAATTAATCCCGCAATAGCAATTTCAGATTATGCGAGTAGTAATGGAATAGACTTAATTGTCATTAACACACATGGAAGGAAGGGGATCAGAAGGTTAATCTTAGGTAGTGTAACAGAGAAGGTTATACAGGAATCTCCATGTGCTGTCCTGGCACTCAAGCCTTGA
- a CDS encoding zinc-dependent alcohol dehydrogenase family protein — protein MKAMVLNKIDRLEDNKKPLKLINLPKPTPGEKEILVRNLACGVCHTELDEIEGRTPPHKLPIVLGHQVVGTVEKTGSNVTKLKPGDRVGIAWIFWACGVCKFCLQGNENLCDKFKATGRDANGGYAEYMTVSEDYAVKIPDVFSEIQAAPLLCAGAVGYRALRLTGIEDGKNLGLTGFGASGHIVLKVARHMHPNTKVFVFARNEKERQFAKELGAVWAGDTEENSPERLDYIIDTTPVWKPIVEALKNLEKGGRLVINAIRKEDVDKDYLLKLDYSVHLWNEKEIKSVANVTRRDVSEFLELAAEIPLIPEVQEFNLEEANDALSELKDGKIRGAKVLKIN, from the coding sequence ATGAAAGCAATGGTTTTAAATAAGATAGACAGACTCGAGGATAATAAAAAACCACTCAAGCTGATAAATCTCCCCAAACCTACCCCTGGTGAGAAGGAGATTCTGGTTAGAAACTTAGCCTGCGGGGTCTGTCATACAGAATTAGATGAAATAGAGGGAAGGACACCTCCACACAAACTTCCTATAGTTCTCGGCCACCAAGTCGTAGGAACTGTGGAAAAGACCGGGAGCAATGTAACTAAGCTCAAACCCGGAGACAGGGTTGGAATCGCATGGATATTCTGGGCTTGCGGAGTATGCAAGTTTTGCCTACAGGGAAACGAAAACCTTTGTGATAAATTTAAGGCAACCGGCAGGGATGCAAATGGTGGCTATGCAGAGTATATGACGGTCTCAGAGGATTACGCCGTTAAAATCCCAGATGTGTTTTCAGAAATACAAGCCGCTCCACTTTTGTGCGCAGGTGCAGTCGGGTATAGAGCGCTCAGATTAACCGGTATAGAGGATGGAAAAAACCTCGGACTTACAGGCTTTGGAGCTTCAGGTCATATCGTACTTAAAGTCGCAAGGCACATGCATCCAAATACTAAAGTCTTTGTATTTGCAAGAAATGAAAAAGAAAGGCAATTTGCCAAAGAACTAGGCGCGGTATGGGCCGGTGACACTGAAGAGAATTCACCCGAAAGACTAGATTATATTATTGATACCACTCCCGTTTGGAAACCAATTGTTGAAGCCCTAAAGAACCTGGAAAAGGGAGGGAGATTGGTAATCAATGCGATCCGTAAAGAAGATGTTGATAAAGACTATCTTTTAAAATTAGACTACTCAGTTCACCTTTGGAATGAAAAGGAGATAAAGAGTGTCGCTAACGTTACGCGAAGGGATGTCAGTGAATTCTTGGAATTGGCCGCGGAAATTCCTCTGATACCTGAGGTGCAGGAATTCAATTTAGAAGAAGCAAACGATGCACTTTCCGAATTAAAAGATGGCAAAATCAGGGGGGCAAAGGTTCTTAAGATAAATTGA